A window from Mytilus galloprovincialis chromosome 8, xbMytGall1.hap1.1, whole genome shotgun sequence encodes these proteins:
- the LOC143042614 gene encoding putative GMC-type oxidoreductase Mb1310 — MFFAEVIVRRSAIASLVYFLAMILPKRKVDPPGIYEKPFKEMYDYIVVGAGSAGSVVATRLSEDCDTSVLLLEAGISDLEPDDVTQIPSLWPSLIGSEKDWGYRSVQQKYSHLAYENERAYIPQGKVLGGTSSINSQAFVRGSRSNYDQWKHEGAVGWGYDDVLPFFRKLENATDTSYKDSTLRGLHGPIVIKEFTGSILQSFHQTAAKEIGFSTVDCNSDDPIGFCKNQMNVKDGKRCSTATCYLRPALDRRNLQVSLRSRVTKVLIRNNKAVGVEFVKDGKRLRIFAKHEVILSAGFIRSAQILMLSGIGPRKHLQQMKIPLKVDLPVGQNLYDHLMFAVQYNITAPLNINQKKASEPERILDYIFNRKGLFSRNEVEGIIFQNVNPLFTRGPQIEILFTNRAYEERFVRNPYPAFKKEIVKEHLKRVAEDSFIARMFLLQPRSKGNLRLSDNSPFSSPIIDPRYLSHPEDIEDFVRGIRLMRSLEQTKAWKSIGATLVRQDVPGHCSEDIFDSDNYWRCIGRHFLTTATHFIGTCRMGSVNDPSVVVDSRLRVIGIKNLRVADASVMRYLPSGHTNAPAMMIGEKAADMIRRDRTHRYNI; from the exons atgtttttcgcAGAAGTAATAGTCCGTAGATCGGCAATTGCATCTCTTGTTTACTTTCTTGCAATGATTCTTCCTAAACGGAAAGTAGATCCACCCGGAATCTATGAGAAACCCTTCAAAGAAATGTATGATTATATTGTTG tggGAGCTGGTTCTGCAGGTAGTGTAGTTGCCACTCGGCTTTCAGAAGATTGTGATACTTCAGTTCTTCTGCTGGAAGCTGGAATATCAGATTTGGAACCTGATGACGTAACTCAAATACCATCTCTGTGGCCTTCCCTTATAGGTTCAGAGAAAGATTGGGGATATCGTTCTGTTCAACAAAAGTACTCCCATCTTgcttatgaaaatgag AGAGCTTACATACCACAAGGCAAAGTGCTTGGAGGTACATCGTCGATAAATTCACAAGCCTTTGTTAGAGGCAGTCGTAGCAACTATGATCAATGGAAACACGAAGGGGCAGTCGGCTGGGGATACGACGATGTTCTGCCCTTCTTCAGAAAACTCGAAAATGCTACAGACACATCATACAAAGACTCAA CTTTACGAGGACTTCATGGACCTATAGTAATAAAAGAGTTTACTGGGAGTATTTTACAGTCATTTCACCAAACAGCGGCAAAGGAAATTGGATTTTCTACAGTAGATTGTAATAGTGATGATCCAATAG gTTTTTGTAAAAATCAGATGAATGTCAAAGACGGCAAACGTTGCAGTACAGCGACCTGTTACCTTAGGCCAGCCTTAGATAGACGGAACTTGCAAGTCAGTTTGCGATCTCGTGTAACAAAG GTTTTAATAAGAAATAACAAAGCTGTTGGAGTTGAATTTGTAAAAGATGGAAAGAGGCTACGGATATTTGCAAAACATGAAGTTATTCTTTCAGCTGGATTTATACGCTCCGCTCAGATTTTGATGCTCTCGGGAATCGGTCCTCGCAAACATCTTCAACAAATGaag ATACCATTAAAAGTTGATCTGCCTGTTGGACAGAATTTGTATGATCACTTGATGTTTGCTGTTCAATATAACATAACTGCGCCATTGAATATTAACCAAAAAAAGGCTTCAGAACCAGAAAGAATTCTCGATTATATTTTCAACAGAAAAG GACTTTTTTCAAGAAACGAAGTTGAAggaataatttttcaaaatgtcaaCCCGCTATTTACAAGAGGTCCACAAATTGAAATTCTGTTTACTAACCGGGCCTACGAAGAGCGTTTTGTTCGTAATCCATATCCGGCATTTAAAAAAGAA ATTGTAAAAGAACATTTAAAACGTGTTGCTGAAGACAGTTTCATAGCGAGAATGTTCTTATTACAACCTAGAAGTAAAGGTAATTTGCGGCTTTCGGACAATTCACCATTTAGTTCTCCTATTATTGATCCACGATATCTTTCTCACCCAGAGGACATTGAAGACTTTGTAAGAG GCATTCGGTTAATGCGTTCATTAGAACAAACTAAAGCATGGAAATCTATCGGGGCTACTTTGGTTAGACAAGATGTACCTGGACATTGTAGTGAAGACATTTTTGATTCGGATAATTACTGGAGATGTATTGGACGTCATTTCCTAACGACGGCAACTCACTTTATAGGCACATGTAGAATGGGGTCAGTTAATGACCCGTCGGTTGTTGTTGATTCAAGATTAAG GGTTATTGGTATCAAGAACCTCCGAGTGGCAGATGCATCCGTTATGAGATATCTTCCTTCAGGTCATACAAACGCACCAGCCATGATGATTGGGGAGAAAGCTGCAGACATGATCAGACGTGATAGAACGCACAGATATAACATCTAG